Proteins encoded by one window of Paraburkholderia sprentiae WSM5005:
- a CDS encoding ABC transporter ATP-binding protein, producing MKAPLFRRAGAALTAVSETAPLPSSNLVEVRGLRVVGSRPGEPDTTIVHDIDFDIARGEVLALIGESGSGKTTIALSLMGHARSGCRIAGGAIRIGDTDVLGLAPTALERLRGRKVAYIAQSAAAAFNPARTIMDQVIESALIHGTLGKRAAQAKAVELFRALALPDPGKIGRRYPHQVSGGQLQRLMAAMALITDPALVILDEPTTALDVTTQIDVLQAFRGVIRQCGMTAVYVSHDLAVVAQMADRIVVLSNGEIRETGRTEQILHAPAHPYTQSLIDAVTPVAPAASSAAAPGASQRDAAPLLELRGLTAGYGGTDAKGWPHKVILRDIDLAIGRGRTVGVIGESGSGKTTLAKVIAGLVPMARGNLLLDGEPLAGNLSRRSREQFRCIQIVFQNADTALNPAHTVERTLARPLKFYHGMKGEAARRRVAELLGLVRLPAELAQRRTGELSGGQKQRVNLARALAAEPKLILCDEVTSALDTVVGAAILELLRDLQKKLGVSYLFITHDIAKVRAISDDIVVLYAGHRVETGNRDALSAPPYHPYSHLLVSSAPELRAGWLEEAGERSHQTLPPIGEPAHEPQLCTFLARCPLRVDGVCNRTPPAARTLASGAQVLCHRSEAELEQYQNGPPDGAAAGGLAQSVTLRV from the coding sequence ATGAAGGCACCTCTTTTCAGGCGTGCTGGTGCGGCCTTGACTGCCGTCTCGGAGACCGCGCCGTTACCATCGTCCAATCTGGTCGAGGTGCGGGGTCTGCGCGTAGTGGGAAGCCGGCCCGGCGAGCCGGATACAACGATCGTGCATGACATCGACTTCGATATTGCGCGCGGCGAGGTGCTCGCCTTGATCGGCGAATCGGGCTCGGGCAAGACCACGATTGCGCTCTCGCTGATGGGCCATGCACGCAGTGGCTGCCGCATCGCGGGAGGCGCGATCCGGATCGGCGACACCGACGTGCTCGGTCTCGCCCCAACAGCGCTTGAGCGATTGCGTGGCCGCAAGGTCGCCTATATCGCGCAAAGCGCGGCGGCCGCGTTCAACCCGGCGCGCACGATCATGGACCAGGTGATCGAAAGCGCGCTGATTCACGGCACACTCGGCAAGCGCGCCGCGCAGGCCAAAGCAGTCGAACTGTTCCGCGCGCTCGCGTTGCCGGACCCGGGGAAGATCGGACGGCGCTACCCGCACCAGGTGTCGGGCGGCCAGTTGCAACGGCTGATGGCCGCGATGGCGCTGATCACCGACCCCGCTCTCGTGATTCTCGATGAACCGACCACCGCGCTCGACGTCACCACGCAGATCGACGTGCTGCAAGCATTTCGCGGGGTGATTCGTCAATGCGGCATGACCGCCGTCTACGTGTCCCACGATCTGGCGGTGGTGGCGCAGATGGCCGATCGCATCGTGGTGCTGAGCAACGGTGAGATTCGCGAAACCGGCCGCACCGAGCAGATTCTGCATGCGCCTGCCCATCCTTATACGCAAAGCCTGATTGACGCGGTGACGCCGGTTGCCCCCGCTGCATCGAGCGCGGCCGCGCCGGGCGCATCGCAGCGGGACGCGGCGCCGCTGCTGGAACTGCGCGGCTTGACGGCCGGCTACGGCGGCACCGACGCGAAAGGCTGGCCGCACAAGGTCATTCTGCGCGACATCGACCTCGCAATCGGCCGTGGCCGGACGGTGGGCGTGATCGGCGAATCGGGTTCGGGCAAAACGACGCTCGCGAAGGTGATCGCGGGGCTCGTGCCGATGGCGCGCGGCAATCTGCTGCTCGACGGTGAGCCGCTTGCCGGCAACCTGAGCCGCCGCAGCCGCGAACAGTTTCGCTGCATCCAGATCGTGTTCCAGAACGCCGACACCGCGCTCAATCCGGCGCATACCGTCGAGCGCACGCTGGCGCGCCCGTTGAAGTTCTATCACGGCATGAAGGGCGAGGCCGCGCGGCGCCGCGTCGCCGAACTGCTTGGCTTGGTGCGTCTGCCTGCCGAGCTGGCGCAGCGGCGCACCGGGGAGTTGTCGGGCGGGCAGAAACAGCGCGTGAATCTGGCGCGGGCGTTGGCCGCCGAACCCAAGCTGATCCTGTGCGACGAAGTCACGTCCGCGCTCGATACGGTGGTCGGCGCGGCCATTCTCGAACTGCTGCGCGATCTGCAGAAAAAGCTGGGCGTGTCGTATCTGTTCATTACGCACGACATCGCCAAGGTGCGCGCGATCAGCGACGACATCGTCGTGCTGTACGCGGGGCACCGCGTCGAGACGGGCAACCGCGACGCGTTGTCGGCGCCGCCGTACCACCCGTATTCGCATCTGCTGGTGTCGTCCGCGCCGGAACTTCGCGCCGGCTGGCTCGAAGAAGCGGGCGAGCGTTCTCACCAGACGCTGCCGCCGATCGGCGAGCCGGCTCACGAGCCGCAGCTGTGCACGTTTCTCGCGCGCTGCCCGCTGCGTGTCGATGGTGTCTGCAATCGCACGCCGCCGGCCGCGCGTACGCTCGCGAGCGGTGCTCAAGTGCTGTGTCATCGCAGCGAAGCGGAACTGGAGCAATACCAGAACGGGCCGCCCGACGGCGCGGCGGCGGGCGGGCTCGCTCAGTCCGTCACGCTGCGCGTCTGA
- a CDS encoding ecdysteroid 22-kinase family protein has protein sequence MRVFGRAAQHARGERRPGNDDVGANAHTTSQEGAKMNVAKRSPAQMESHRPQPDTGTLPLQVEDITRSWLTSALARSHEGVAVESLAIGEVMYGTATKVRVRLAYNATGRELGLPESLIVKGGFVPEYRNLNAYIYEYEAKFFKEVHPCLLANVPACFYAETESRSGQSIVILEDLRSREVEFCRVQRPLTFAQAAANLDAQARWHAQFWQSPALESDGELAWLASQDPLPDGESGTYHWGQLKPEVFASYTQLPRGAAVPKRFHDRDWMERALLDLRAFDRIGPMTFLHGDVHLGNLYFDRDGTPGFLDWQSYRRGPWAHDVTYFLISALDIADRPKWERALLEYYLERLAFHGVNNPPSIESALDAYRRHIVYGLFFWLVNPVEWQVEVNNCAVAPRFAMAALDHEIHDLMGR, from the coding sequence TTGCGGGTCTTCGGACGGGCCGCGCAACATGCGCGTGGAGAACGTCGGCCCGGCAATGATGATGTCGGCGCGAACGCACATACAACCTCACAGGAAGGCGCCAAGATGAATGTTGCCAAAAGAAGCCCCGCCCAGATGGAATCGCATCGACCGCAGCCAGATACCGGCACGCTTCCTTTGCAGGTTGAGGACATCACCCGTTCGTGGCTGACCTCGGCGCTCGCGCGCAGCCATGAAGGCGTAGCCGTCGAATCACTGGCCATTGGCGAGGTGATGTACGGCACGGCTACCAAAGTCAGGGTGCGTCTTGCTTACAACGCAACAGGGCGCGAGCTCGGCTTGCCGGAGTCGCTGATCGTCAAGGGCGGTTTCGTTCCCGAGTATCGCAACTTGAACGCCTATATCTACGAATACGAGGCGAAGTTCTTCAAGGAAGTCCATCCCTGCTTGCTTGCAAATGTGCCTGCCTGCTTCTACGCAGAGACCGAAAGTCGAAGCGGGCAGTCGATCGTGATCCTCGAGGATCTACGTTCACGGGAGGTGGAGTTCTGTCGCGTGCAGCGGCCGCTGACGTTTGCACAGGCGGCAGCAAACCTGGACGCGCAAGCGCGGTGGCACGCGCAGTTCTGGCAATCGCCTGCGCTCGAAAGCGATGGCGAACTGGCGTGGCTCGCGTCGCAAGACCCGCTGCCCGATGGCGAGTCCGGCACCTATCACTGGGGCCAGTTGAAACCCGAGGTGTTCGCCAGCTATACCCAGTTGCCGCGCGGGGCCGCCGTGCCTAAGCGGTTTCACGATCGTGACTGGATGGAGCGGGCGCTCCTCGATCTGCGCGCTTTCGACCGCATCGGGCCGATGACGTTTCTCCATGGCGATGTTCACCTCGGAAACCTGTATTTCGACCGCGACGGCACGCCCGGCTTTCTCGACTGGCAGTCATATCGACGCGGACCGTGGGCTCATGACGTCACGTACTTCCTGATATCGGCTCTGGATATCGCGGATCGGCCGAAATGGGAGCGCGCGTTGCTCGAATACTATCTTGAGCGGCTCGCCTTTCACGGCGTCAACAACCCGCCGTCAATTGAAAGCGCGCTAGATGCCTACCGGCGCCACATCGTCTATGGGCTGTTCTTCTGGCTCGTGAATCCGGTGGAGTGGCAGGTCGAAGTCAACAATTGTGCAGTTGCGCCAAGGTTCGCGATGGCGGCACTCGATCACGAGATTCATGACCTCATGGGTCGATAA
- a CDS encoding ABC transporter permease has product MTMLRPSSDSSPRLGALEPVQRSSTLPQGAEPPPSWRGGGSPAPRPVRRRSVAQRMNLSTGGWIGLAMVTSALFVAAFAPWIAPHSVGAIITPDVFAGFSAKLPLGSDYLGRDMLSRIIYGMRLTVELALAAALLAALTGTMLGLLAAVAGRRIDETMSRLLDAVTSIPSKMFALMIVAAFGSSLPLLIATAAVSYMPGSYRIARSLAVDIGTLEYVQVARARGESALYIACFEMLPNMLHPMLADTGLRFTFVVLLLSSLSFLGLGVQPPYADLGSLVRENMAGLGDGVPVVILPAIAIAVLTVGVNLLIDGLPQRSRRKSMPSADGGH; this is encoded by the coding sequence ATGACGATGCTTCGACCTTCTTCCGATTCGTCCCCGCGGCTCGGCGCGCTCGAACCGGTGCAGCGCAGCAGCACGTTGCCGCAGGGCGCCGAGCCGCCACCGTCCTGGCGCGGCGGTGGCAGCCCGGCGCCTCGGCCGGTGCGCCGTCGCAGCGTCGCGCAACGCATGAATCTGTCGACCGGCGGCTGGATCGGCCTGGCGATGGTGACGAGCGCGCTGTTCGTCGCCGCGTTCGCGCCGTGGATCGCGCCGCATTCGGTCGGCGCGATCATCACGCCCGACGTATTCGCTGGCTTCAGCGCGAAGCTGCCGCTCGGCTCCGACTACCTGGGCCGAGACATGTTGAGCCGCATCATCTACGGTATGCGGCTGACGGTCGAGCTGGCGCTTGCCGCCGCGCTGCTCGCGGCGCTCACGGGGACGATGCTAGGGCTGCTCGCGGCCGTGGCCGGTCGCCGCATCGACGAAACCATGAGCCGGCTGCTCGATGCGGTCACGTCGATTCCATCGAAAATGTTCGCGCTGATGATCGTCGCCGCGTTCGGCTCGTCGCTGCCGTTGCTGATCGCGACAGCGGCGGTCAGCTACATGCCGGGCTCATACCGGATCGCCCGCTCGCTCGCGGTCGATATCGGCACGCTCGAATACGTGCAGGTGGCCCGGGCGCGCGGCGAGAGCGCCCTCTACATCGCGTGCTTCGAGATGCTGCCGAACATGCTTCACCCGATGCTTGCCGATACCGGTCTGCGTTTCACGTTCGTCGTGCTGCTTCTGAGTAGCCTGAGTTTTCTCGGTCTCGGCGTGCAGCCGCCGTATGCCGATCTTGGTTCGCTGGTGCGCGAGAACATGGCCGGCCTCGGCGACGGCGTGCCCGTCGTGATCCTCCCCGCGATCGCGATCGCGGTGCTCACGGTCGGCGTGAACCTGCTGATCGACGGACTGCCGCAGCGTAGCCGCCGCAAGAGCATGCCCAGTGCCGATGGAGGCCATTGA
- a CDS encoding enoyl-CoA hydratase-related protein: protein MSHPPVNGLALGIRRGLVAAFEAARRDARVRAIVLNGSGRGFSAGGDIREFGTSAATASPALSLHVHPVIEASDKPVVAAIHGFAIGGGLETALVCHYRVVADNAQIGLPECKLGLIPLSGTQRLPRVLGFARSIEFILGAQIVCAGTFRGTALFDRIVDGDEHEMSRLAIELAREKIGGTSLPLIRRLPLPDDDPVSIVAEARSRLGCRDAIESECLNAIAAAAESPDFDAGMAAARAIYDRLVSSDQVSTQRDRFFKSRRDGAAR, encoded by the coding sequence ATGAGCCATCCGCCGGTCAACGGATTAGCTCTGGGCATCCGTCGCGGACTCGTCGCTGCCTTTGAAGCGGCCCGGCGCGACGCGCGGGTTCGCGCGATCGTACTCAATGGCAGTGGACGCGGCTTTTCCGCCGGAGGTGATATTCGCGAGTTCGGCACTTCCGCTGCCACAGCTTCGCCGGCGCTGTCGCTGCACGTTCATCCGGTGATCGAGGCGAGCGACAAGCCGGTTGTCGCCGCTATCCACGGATTTGCCATCGGCGGTGGCCTGGAAACCGCGTTGGTGTGCCACTACCGTGTGGTCGCGGACAATGCGCAGATCGGTCTGCCCGAATGCAAGCTCGGCCTGATTCCTTTGTCCGGCACGCAGCGCTTGCCGCGTGTGCTGGGCTTCGCCAGGTCGATCGAATTCATTCTTGGCGCTCAAATCGTGTGCGCGGGAACCTTCCGGGGCACCGCGTTATTTGACCGGATCGTCGATGGCGATGAGCATGAAATGTCGCGCCTTGCGATCGAGCTTGCGCGAGAGAAGATAGGCGGTACATCGTTGCCATTGATTCGCCGGTTGCCATTGCCTGATGACGACCCGGTTTCCATTGTCGCTGAAGCGCGCTCACGCCTCGGCTGTCGCGATGCAATAGAAAGCGAGTGTCTGAATGCCATCGCCGCCGCAGCCGAGTCGCCCGATTTCGACGCCGGCATGGCCGCAGCGCGTGCGATCTACGATCGGCTTGTTTCGTCCGATCAGGTGTCCACGCAGCGAGATCGGTTTTTCAAGTCGCGCCGGGATGGCGCCGCTCGATAA
- a CDS encoding spirocyclase AveC family protein, producing the protein MSEMVARQSTTWPRVYAWAVLGALFAFAQIRAYVAWIRSEDFRPVEMGADPLPESVKATIDHYQWVSVLILIPVAIWYVYGIVKSRRVDAVRLMMIGWLSAYWLDPWLDFLRPMFTYNAYALNYGCWCRFIPFWQSSHARIAEPILIDAPSYFYTFTGTAVVALWAMHAVRKRWPRAGNVRLALAGFAAIWMTMGLLDIAASRFMGFDAWPGAFQRVSFWGGHYYQFPVYEFLLFPSVFVASAFLLLNVDEDGYTAIERGVDRVGCHPAVRTALRVLAFIAFCNLLNLAYTSAMGVHAVYADPWPADMPSWLANNR; encoded by the coding sequence ATGTCGGAAATGGTCGCTCGACAAAGCACAACCTGGCCCCGCGTGTATGCGTGGGCAGTGCTCGGTGCGCTTTTCGCTTTTGCACAAATCCGTGCCTATGTCGCATGGATTCGTTCGGAGGACTTCCGCCCCGTCGAGATGGGCGCGGATCCGCTACCGGAATCCGTGAAGGCGACGATCGACCATTACCAGTGGGTCAGCGTGCTGATCCTGATTCCCGTAGCGATCTGGTATGTCTACGGAATCGTCAAAAGTCGCCGCGTCGACGCGGTGCGTTTGATGATGATCGGTTGGCTCTCGGCATATTGGCTTGATCCGTGGCTGGACTTTCTTCGCCCGATGTTCACCTATAACGCCTATGCGCTGAATTACGGCTGCTGGTGTCGCTTCATTCCATTCTGGCAATCGTCCCATGCTCGCATCGCTGAGCCCATCCTGATCGACGCGCCAAGCTACTTCTATACCTTTACAGGCACCGCCGTAGTCGCGTTGTGGGCGATGCACGCGGTCCGCAAGCGTTGGCCTCGCGCGGGCAACGTACGACTCGCACTCGCTGGCTTTGCCGCCATCTGGATGACAATGGGGTTGCTCGACATCGCGGCCAGCCGCTTCATGGGCTTCGACGCGTGGCCGGGTGCGTTCCAGCGTGTCTCCTTCTGGGGCGGTCACTACTACCAGTTTCCGGTCTATGAGTTCCTGCTGTTTCCGTCTGTTTTCGTGGCGTCGGCCTTCCTTCTGCTGAACGTCGATGAAGACGGATATACGGCCATCGAGCGAGGTGTCGATCGGGTCGGGTGCCATCCAGCGGTGCGCACGGCGCTTCGGGTGCTGGCTTTCATCGCGTTTTGCAACCTACTGAACCTGGCCTACACGAGCGCGATGGGTGTGCACGCGGTGTACGCCGATCCGTGGCCGGCGGATATGCCGAGCTGGCTTGCTAACAACCGTTAG
- a CDS encoding AMP-binding protein, with translation MNSDLRESKTEPWSSGLPLAALIARAVEKHGATPLHFHTQGGAYTCTTESLLHDAREIGKALTAIGLRRGDVIAIQLPTQRETALLYLAVLEIGAVLVPIVHVYGPAEVGFILRQSRARVLCVPDFWSRTDYLERVAALGDTPDLERVIVVGDRAPSNGITFGALQRLAATTQEHRPADPPTSEDICLLLYTSGTTASPKGVRHSHRTVGAEWQIPFIDGPGPYLTPFPAGHIAGFNFLLRPFITGTEMVFMDRWDASLAARLVDEYRVRLSGGTPFHLQGLLEAARRDGRSLASLASYGLGGTGVTPEHVAMADRAGFAGTRAYGLTEHSTVSVGWADSPFDIRACTDGRIQPGSRVRIVDELDSDLPAGRDGEILLKGPELFVGYTDPALNAAAFTHDGWFRTGDIGRVDENGCLTITDRKKDIVIRGGENISSLEVERVLAAHPAVRDVAVVAQPDARYGERVCAVVVLRERTSLDLSAVQAHFAAAGVAKQKTPEQLHIVAELPRTPSGKVRKGDLRKQLSA, from the coding sequence ATGAATTCCGATCTGCGCGAATCGAAAACCGAGCCGTGGTCGAGCGGTTTGCCTCTCGCGGCCCTGATTGCGCGCGCGGTCGAAAAGCACGGCGCGACGCCACTCCATTTTCATACTCAGGGCGGTGCCTACACTTGCACCACCGAGTCCCTGCTGCACGACGCGAGAGAGATTGGCAAGGCACTCACCGCCATCGGTCTGCGTCGAGGCGATGTGATCGCGATACAGCTTCCCACACAGCGCGAAACTGCGCTTCTGTATCTGGCTGTACTGGAGATCGGCGCGGTACTCGTGCCGATCGTACACGTCTACGGTCCCGCCGAAGTCGGCTTCATCCTTCGACAATCCCGCGCCCGGGTTCTGTGCGTGCCCGATTTCTGGTCCCGAACCGACTACCTGGAGCGTGTCGCCGCGCTCGGCGACACGCCCGACCTCGAGCGCGTTATCGTCGTTGGTGATCGGGCGCCCTCGAACGGCATCACGTTTGGCGCGCTGCAACGACTCGCCGCGACAACGCAGGAACACCGCCCTGCCGACCCGCCAACATCGGAAGACATCTGCCTGCTGCTGTACACGTCGGGAACGACGGCTTCGCCCAAAGGCGTGCGGCACTCTCATCGCACCGTAGGCGCAGAGTGGCAGATTCCGTTCATCGATGGGCCAGGGCCGTATCTGACGCCCTTCCCTGCTGGCCACATCGCAGGCTTCAATTTCCTGTTGCGTCCATTCATTACAGGCACCGAAATGGTGTTCATGGACCGATGGGACGCCTCGCTTGCCGCGCGACTGGTCGACGAGTATCGCGTGCGCCTTTCGGGCGGCACACCGTTTCATCTCCAGGGGCTCCTCGAAGCCGCCCGCCGCGACGGGCGCAGCCTGGCGTCCCTCGCTTCTTACGGTCTGGGCGGCACGGGTGTCACGCCGGAGCACGTCGCCATGGCCGATCGCGCCGGATTCGCGGGAACCCGCGCGTACGGGCTGACCGAGCATTCGACAGTGAGTGTCGGCTGGGCCGATTCGCCTTTTGACATCCGGGCCTGCACGGACGGCCGCATTCAACCCGGCTCGCGGGTGCGCATTGTCGACGAGTTGGACAGCGACCTGCCTGCTGGACGCGACGGCGAGATTCTGCTCAAGGGACCGGAGCTGTTTGTCGGCTACACCGACCCGGCGCTCAATGCGGCCGCGTTCACTCACGACGGATGGTTCCGGACCGGCGATATCGGCCGTGTCGACGAAAACGGCTGCCTGACCATCACGGACCGAAAGAAGGACATCGTGATTCGCGGGGGAGAGAATATATCGTCGCTCGAAGTAGAACGAGTACTTGCCGCTCACCCGGCCGTGCGCGATGTCGCCGTCGTGGCGCAGCCAGACGCACGATATGGCGAAAGAGTCTGCGCGGTCGTCGTCTTGCGCGAACGCACGTCGCTCGACTTGAGCGCAGTTCAGGCCCACTTTGCCGCCGCCGGCGTGGCGAAGCAAAAGACGCCCGAGCAACTTCACATCGTTGCAGAACTGCCGCGCACGCCTTCGGGAAAGGTGCGCAAAGGCGACCTGCGCAAGCAACTTTCCGCGTAG
- a CDS encoding ABC transporter permease, whose protein sequence is MNGNIAQLIGRRVAVTALTLLIVSIIIFVITNLLPGDAAQAALGQSATAETVAALRQQFGLDQPAYLRYFHWLVGLLHANFGVSLSNNLPVSELIEGRLPKSLTLAAITTAVSVPIAVSAGILAAVNRDSLIDRIISLGTLSLVATPEFLIATLAVLVLAVKLHWLSALSYSGEIDSLHDFLRAYAMPVVTLCAVVIAQMARMTRAAVIVQLSSSYVEMAMLKGASPARVVLRHALPNAIGPIANAIALSLSYLLGGVIVVETIFNYPGLASLMVDAVSNRDFPLVQACTLLFCLGYLLLVLLADLCAIISNPRLRI, encoded by the coding sequence ATGAACGGGAATATCGCCCAGTTGATCGGCCGGCGCGTCGCCGTTACTGCGCTGACGCTGTTGATCGTCTCGATCATCATCTTCGTGATCACCAATCTGTTGCCCGGCGATGCCGCGCAGGCCGCGCTCGGCCAGTCGGCGACAGCCGAAACGGTCGCGGCGTTGCGCCAGCAGTTCGGTCTCGATCAACCAGCTTACCTGCGGTACTTCCATTGGCTCGTCGGTCTGCTGCACGCGAACTTCGGCGTGTCGCTGTCGAACAATCTTCCGGTCTCCGAACTGATCGAAGGGCGCTTGCCGAAGTCGCTGACGCTCGCGGCGATCACCACCGCGGTGTCGGTACCGATCGCGGTGTCGGCGGGCATTCTGGCGGCAGTCAACCGCGACTCGCTGATCGACCGCATCATCAGCCTCGGTACGCTGTCGCTCGTCGCCACGCCCGAGTTCCTGATCGCGACGCTCGCGGTGCTGGTGCTGGCTGTCAAGCTGCACTGGCTGTCCGCGCTGTCGTACAGCGGTGAGATCGATAGCCTTCACGATTTTCTGCGCGCGTATGCGATGCCGGTCGTCACGCTGTGCGCAGTCGTGATTGCGCAGATGGCCCGCATGACGCGCGCCGCCGTGATCGTGCAGCTCAGTTCCTCGTATGTGGAAATGGCGATGCTGAAGGGCGCGAGCCCCGCGCGCGTGGTATTGCGCCACGCACTGCCGAATGCGATCGGCCCGATCGCCAATGCGATCGCGCTGAGCTTGTCTTATCTGCTCGGCGGCGTGATTGTCGTCGAGACCATCTTCAACTATCCGGGCCTCGCCAGCCTGATGGTCGACGCGGTGAGCAACCGCGACTTCCCGCTTGTCCAGGCCTGCACGCTGCTGTTCTGTCTCGGCTACCTGCTGCTCGTGCTGCTAGCCGACCTATGCGCCATCATCTCGAACCCGAGGCTGCGGATATGA
- a CDS encoding SDR family NAD(P)-dependent oxidoreductase codes for MTTSLLERLFGISGKVAVVTDKGCNSSIDIAPVLAEAGARVVVADHSAAHRQSVVDKILSAGGEAIAIETDVEHEASVIALFNQISAAWGSPDIVVNCAAMTNNGPLTEFSEAAWDEVMAIDLKSVFFCMREAIKHMLAAGRGGRIVNVTTMGATHAVLNGNGAYAAARAGVAGLVRSAALDYARDQILVNSVLPGAVPGKVQFHPDMQARLQTGKLTGPGTDAERRLLLGWGDPADIAAAVLYLAGPSGRYMTGQSITLDGGFLIS; via the coding sequence ATGACCACTTCCTTGCTAGAGCGGCTATTCGGCATCAGCGGAAAAGTCGCTGTCGTGACTGACAAGGGATGCAATTCCAGCATCGATATCGCCCCTGTGCTGGCCGAGGCCGGCGCACGGGTCGTAGTCGCCGATCACAGCGCAGCGCATAGGCAATCGGTCGTCGACAAGATCCTTTCGGCGGGCGGCGAAGCAATCGCTATCGAGACAGACGTGGAACATGAAGCCTCGGTGATTGCGTTATTCAATCAAATCAGCGCAGCTTGGGGTAGCCCGGACATCGTGGTCAATTGCGCGGCCATGACCAATAACGGGCCGCTTACCGAGTTCTCCGAAGCCGCGTGGGACGAAGTGATGGCGATCGACCTGAAGTCTGTGTTCTTTTGCATGCGAGAAGCGATCAAGCACATGCTCGCCGCGGGCCGGGGTGGACGCATCGTGAACGTGACGACCATGGGAGCCACGCATGCCGTACTGAATGGCAATGGGGCGTATGCTGCCGCGCGAGCCGGCGTAGCGGGTTTGGTGCGCTCCGCAGCGCTGGACTACGCCCGCGACCAGATTCTCGTCAACAGCGTGCTTCCCGGTGCAGTGCCCGGCAAGGTTCAGTTTCATCCGGATATGCAGGCTCGCCTGCAAACAGGAAAGCTCACGGGACCCGGTACGGATGCGGAGCGACGTCTGCTGCTCGGATGGGGCGATCCCGCCGATATCGCCGCCGCGGTGCTGTATCTCGCAGGGCCATCAGGCCGCTATATGACGGGCCAATCGATTACGCTCGACGGCGGATTTCTGATTAGCTGA
- a CDS encoding SDR family NAD(P)-dependent oxidoreductase: MLSETQIGARLAQMFNLTGKTAIVTGAAQGLGRETARLLAEAGANVVIADLNPDAASATAADIDANGGIAMPCKVDVADEASVTALFAAVDAKFGSVDILINNAAHRSKAEFFDMSVEQWDQMQDVTLRGTFLCCREAISRMRAKGGGGSIVNISSVGALRPTLWGVNVHYDAAKAGVDSITRSLASEFAVDGIRVNSILPGGMASEGGKNISATFKIRGPIVGAGRVPMGRMAAPIEVAQSVFFLASPAASYVTGQIIAADGGFTLS, translated from the coding sequence ATGTTGAGTGAAACCCAGATCGGCGCGCGCCTCGCGCAGATGTTCAATCTCACGGGCAAGACCGCCATTGTTACCGGCGCTGCGCAAGGTCTCGGCCGCGAGACCGCGCGCCTGCTCGCCGAGGCCGGCGCCAATGTCGTGATTGCCGACTTGAACCCCGATGCCGCGTCTGCAACAGCGGCGGATATCGATGCGAACGGTGGCATTGCGATGCCATGCAAAGTCGACGTGGCCGACGAAGCATCCGTCACCGCACTATTCGCAGCCGTCGATGCGAAGTTTGGCTCTGTAGACATTCTGATCAACAACGCGGCGCACCGTTCGAAGGCCGAATTCTTCGACATGTCCGTCGAGCAATGGGATCAGATGCAGGACGTCACGCTGCGAGGTACGTTCTTGTGTTGCCGCGAGGCTATCTCGCGCATGAGGGCGAAGGGCGGCGGCGGCTCGATCGTCAACATTTCCTCGGTTGGGGCGCTTCGGCCTACCCTGTGGGGCGTCAACGTCCATTACGACGCCGCGAAGGCCGGCGTGGACAGCATCACGCGATCACTGGCCAGCGAATTCGCGGTCGACGGCATCCGCGTCAATTCGATCCTCCCAGGCGGCATGGCCAGCGAGGGCGGCAAGAACATCAGCGCGACATTCAAGATTCGAGGGCCGATCGTAGGCGCAGGGCGGGTTCCGATGGGACGAATGGCCGCGCCGATCGAGGTTGCGCAGAGCGTGTTCTTTCTCGCAAGCCCTGCCGCAAGCTATGTCACCGGTCAGATCATCGCCGCGGACGGCGGCTTCACGCTCAGCTAG
- a CDS encoding helix-turn-helix domain-containing protein produces MTGVFDYAPSDTTAVMSRAIRRAVALIESSFAQPVSLATLAATAGLSVSRFATLFRKEVGISPHRYVCMVRIRHAKRLLRDGVPPCEVAAEVGFFDQSHLGRHFRRAVGVTPGHFTSCPSREEAA; encoded by the coding sequence ATGACTGGAGTCTTCGACTACGCCCCCAGCGATACGACCGCGGTCATGTCGCGTGCGATCAGGCGCGCCGTGGCCTTGATCGAAAGCTCGTTCGCGCAGCCCGTCAGTCTTGCGACGCTTGCGGCGACGGCCGGGCTGAGTGTGTCGCGCTTCGCGACGCTGTTCCGCAAAGAGGTCGGCATCTCGCCGCATCGCTATGTGTGTATGGTGCGGATCCGACACGCTAAACGGCTATTGCGCGACGGCGTCCCGCCGTGCGAGGTCGCGGCCGAAGTCGGGTTTTTCGATCAAAGTCACCTTGGCCGACATTTCCGGCGCGCGGTCGGTGTGACGCCGGGGCATTTCACGTCCTGCCCTTCGCGTGAAGAAGCAGCCTAG